From the Nocardiopsis changdeensis genome, one window contains:
- a CDS encoding glycoside hydrolase family 3 protein: MSLDPTLTRLANATLLVPFESHHAPRWILEGLADGISGVCLFHNNLDTPEQITALNAELAQAADNPLISLDEEGGDVTRIGQEHGSDYPGNAALGAVDDPELTRATLRSLGGRLAQLGFNMNLAPSVDVNVADDNPVIGTRSFGSDAALVARHGAAAVLGLQEAGVAACAKHFPGHGATSQDSHHTLPQVEADPEVLHRRELAPFRAAVEAGVQSVLTAHIEMAGLGVTGPATLAPKVLNDLLRGELGFDGVIVSDAMDMHGVSGRIGIPEASVLAVAAGCDLLCLGRFVYADQVAAIRAALVEAVRDGRLPGERLEEAADRNLRLRSWIRDAAARRTAAAESAEVGLSGARRALRVTGELPALESPYVVEVDAPAGMAVGDVHWGLSSWFPDTERVSPDVSHADRLIAAAQGRDLVVVVRDAHRYPEARELVERLLGAFPGAVVVEMGLPVWRPSCGAHVSTYGAAHVNGRSAAELLGGVAPAVHHA, encoded by the coding sequence ATGTCGCTCGATCCGACCCTGACGCGCTTGGCCAACGCCACTCTTCTGGTGCCCTTCGAGTCCCACCACGCCCCGCGCTGGATTCTGGAAGGCCTGGCGGACGGCATCTCCGGCGTCTGCCTCTTCCACAACAACCTCGACACCCCCGAACAGATCACGGCGCTGAACGCGGAGCTGGCGCAGGCCGCGGACAACCCCCTGATCAGCCTCGACGAGGAGGGCGGGGACGTCACCCGGATCGGGCAGGAGCACGGCAGCGACTACCCGGGCAACGCCGCCCTGGGCGCCGTGGACGACCCGGAGCTGACCCGCGCCACCCTGCGGTCGCTGGGCGGCAGGCTCGCCCAGCTGGGCTTCAACATGAACCTCGCGCCGTCGGTGGACGTCAACGTCGCCGACGACAACCCGGTCATCGGCACCCGCTCCTTCGGCTCCGACGCCGCGCTGGTGGCCCGGCACGGGGCCGCGGCCGTACTGGGGCTCCAGGAGGCCGGGGTCGCCGCCTGCGCCAAGCACTTCCCCGGGCACGGCGCCACCTCCCAGGACTCCCACCACACGCTGCCGCAGGTGGAGGCGGACCCGGAGGTGCTGCACCGGCGCGAGCTGGCGCCGTTCCGGGCCGCCGTCGAGGCCGGGGTGCAGTCCGTCCTGACCGCGCACATCGAGATGGCCGGGCTGGGCGTGACGGGTCCGGCCACGCTGGCCCCGAAGGTGCTCAACGACCTGCTCCGCGGCGAACTGGGCTTCGACGGCGTCATCGTCAGCGACGCCATGGACATGCACGGCGTCAGCGGCCGGATCGGCATCCCCGAGGCGAGCGTACTGGCGGTGGCCGCCGGCTGCGACCTGCTGTGCCTGGGCCGGTTCGTCTACGCCGACCAGGTGGCGGCGATCCGCGCCGCGCTCGTGGAGGCGGTGCGCGACGGGCGGCTGCCGGGCGAGCGGCTGGAGGAGGCCGCCGACCGCAACCTGCGCCTGCGCTCCTGGATCCGCGACGCCGCCGCGCGCCGCACCGCGGCCGCCGAGTCCGCGGAGGTGGGCCTGTCCGGCGCCCGCCGGGCGCTCCGGGTGACGGGCGAGCTGCCCGCGCTGGAGTCCCCGTACGTGGTCGAGGTCGACGCGCCCGCCGGCATGGCCGTGGGCGACGTGCACTGGGGCCTGTCCTCGTGGTTCCCCGACACCGAGCGGGTCTCCCCCGACGTGTCCCACGCCGACCGGCTCATCGCCGCCGCTCAGGGGCGGGACCTGGTCGTGGTGGTCCGCGACGCGCACCGCTACCCCGAGGCCCGCGAGCTCGTCGAGCGCCTTTTGGGAGCCTTCCCAGGGGCCGTGGTGGTCGAGATGGGCCTGCCCGTCTGGCGGCCCTCCTGCGGCGCCCACGTGAGCACCTACGGCGCCGCCCACGTCAACGGCCGCAGCGCCGCCGAGCTGCTCGGCGGCGTCGCCCCGGCCGTCCACCACGCCTGA
- a CDS encoding DUF4115 domain-containing protein, protein MPAPRDGRDRPAGRRRRPAPADCPAPRPPVTRTASGRAEAVRRHWPWALVALLVVLSIVIGVRTWQDWDGEPLRTAFEGTGTDTVDSAVLPEAPGTGEGAGKQQGGDDPARAGKADEVTVGLTASSRTWVKVTDAGGENLFTGFLAAGEARDYVTDDTLTLWLGNAGGVEVTVDGEDLGTAGSSGEVKEVVVGADGFDG, encoded by the coding sequence GTGCCCGCGCCCCGGGACGGGCGGGACCGGCCCGCGGGCAGGCGGCGCAGGCCCGCACCCGCGGACTGCCCCGCGCCCCGGCCGCCGGTCACCCGCACCGCGAGCGGCCGGGCCGAGGCCGTCCGCAGGCACTGGCCCTGGGCCCTGGTCGCCCTCCTGGTCGTCCTGAGCATCGTCATCGGTGTGCGGACCTGGCAGGACTGGGACGGCGAGCCGCTGCGCACCGCCTTCGAGGGGACCGGGACCGACACCGTCGACTCCGCGGTCCTGCCCGAGGCCCCGGGCACGGGGGAGGGCGCCGGCAAGCAGCAGGGCGGGGACGACCCCGCCCGGGCCGGGAAGGCCGACGAGGTCACCGTCGGACTCACCGCGTCCTCCCGGACCTGGGTCAAGGTGACCGACGCCGGGGGCGAGAACCTGTTCACCGGGTTCCTCGCCGCCGGAGAGGCCCGGGACTACGTGACGGACGACACCCTGACCCTCTGGCTGGGCAACGCCGGGGGCGTCGAGGTCACCGTCGACGGCGAGGACCTCGGCACCGCCGGAAGCAGCGGAGAGGTCAAGGAGGTGGTCGTCGGGGCCGACGGCTTCGACGGCTGA
- the pgsA gene encoding CDP-diacylglycerol--glycerol-3-phosphate 3-phosphatidyltransferase: MSSHDAATPAPHVPLWNIANILTMSRLVMVPVFVWFMFLDGTWWRLAAFAVFVLAAVTDRIDGELARRRGLVTDFGKIVDPIADKALTGAALVVLSIQGDLWWWVTIAILAREWGVTLLRFAVLRYVVMPASKGGKLKTVLQIVAISIYLFPLSVLPFSDVFTWVAHAVMAAALAVTLWTGVTYVLDAVRAVRAGKRETAG, translated from the coding sequence ATGAGCAGCCACGACGCGGCGACGCCCGCCCCCCACGTTCCGCTGTGGAACATCGCGAACATCCTGACCATGAGCCGGCTGGTCATGGTCCCGGTCTTCGTGTGGTTCATGTTCCTGGACGGCACCTGGTGGCGTCTGGCCGCCTTCGCCGTCTTCGTGCTCGCCGCCGTCACCGACCGCATCGACGGCGAGCTGGCCCGCCGCCGCGGGCTGGTCACCGACTTCGGCAAGATCGTCGACCCCATCGCGGACAAGGCCCTCACCGGGGCCGCGCTGGTGGTGCTGTCCATCCAGGGCGACCTGTGGTGGTGGGTGACCATCGCGATCCTGGCCCGCGAGTGGGGCGTCACCCTGCTGCGCTTCGCCGTGCTGCGCTACGTGGTCATGCCGGCGAGCAAGGGCGGCAAGCTCAAGACGGTCCTGCAGATCGTCGCCATCAGCATCTACCTGTTCCCGCTGTCCGTCCTGCCCTTCAGCGACGTGTTCACCTGGGTCGCCCACGCGGTCATGGCCGCCGCCCTGGCGGTCACCCTGTGGACCGGCGTCACCTACGTCCTGGACGCCGTCCGCGCGGTCCGCGCCGGCAAGCGCGAGACCGCGGGATGA
- a CDS encoding CinA family protein, with protein MTEPAAAALAARVHRSLLERGMTCATAESLTGGLIGAHLTSVPGASATYRGGVVVYATDTKASLLGVPEDLLAAEGAVHPGVAEAMAAGVRRLLGADFGLAVTGVAGPEPQDGRPVGTVYAGLAGPDGNARALLFRFTGDRSGIRYRTVEGALELLDSAVHGDVAGNTRP; from the coding sequence ATGACGGAGCCCGCCGCGGCGGCCCTGGCGGCCCGGGTCCACCGCTCCCTGCTGGAGCGCGGGATGACCTGCGCCACGGCCGAGTCGCTCACCGGCGGGCTCATCGGCGCCCACCTGACCTCCGTCCCCGGGGCCTCGGCCACCTACCGGGGCGGGGTGGTCGTCTACGCCACCGACACCAAGGCGTCCCTGCTGGGCGTCCCCGAGGACCTGCTGGCCGCCGAGGGCGCCGTCCACCCCGGTGTGGCCGAGGCCATGGCGGCGGGGGTCCGGCGCCTGCTGGGAGCGGACTTCGGGCTCGCGGTGACCGGTGTGGCCGGGCCCGAACCCCAGGACGGCAGGCCCGTGGGGACCGTGTACGCGGGCCTGGCCGGGCCCGACGGGAATGCGCGGGCCCTGCTTTTCCGTTTCACCGGTGACCGTTCGGGTATCCGATACCGAACGGTCGAAGGTGCACTGGAGCTCCTGGACTCCGCCGTCCACGGCGACGTGGCGGGGAACACCCGGCCCTGA
- a CDS encoding helix-turn-helix domain-containing protein translates to MMVLLRHLLGDVLRRLRQRQGRTLREVSADARVSLGYLSEVERGQKEASSELLSSICGALGVPLSQVLREVSDQLALVELQEAALLEDAVTTDPVPAQDLGIGPVPDRVPQVPDMVGV, encoded by the coding sequence ATGATGGTCCTGCTTCGTCACCTACTTGGTGACGTGCTCAGGCGGCTGCGACAGCGCCAGGGCCGCACCCTCCGCGAGGTGTCGGCCGATGCACGCGTGTCCCTCGGCTACCTGTCGGAGGTCGAGCGGGGGCAGAAGGAAGCGTCTTCCGAGCTGCTCTCGTCGATCTGCGGGGCCCTGGGGGTCCCGCTCTCGCAGGTGCTGAGAGAGGTGTCCGACCAGCTCGCGCTGGTCGAGCTGCAGGAGGCGGCGCTGCTGGAGGACGCGGTCACGACCGACCCCGTCCCCGCGCAGGACCTCGGCATCGGACCGGTTCCGGATCGCGTTCCCCAGGTTCCCGACATGGTGGGGGTCTGA
- the rimO gene encoding 30S ribosomal protein S12 methylthiotransferase RimO → MSPRRTVSLVTLGCARNEVDSEELAGRLSAGGWELVDEGTEADVTLVNTCGFIDAAKQDSINTLLEAAENGGRVVAAGCMAERYGSELAEALPEAQVIGFDDYAAITDRLDDVLEGRTLVPHDPRDRRTLLPISPAERGSAQLHIPGHGGFADAAGADGTELPYRAAIPRRRLTGGPVANLKIASGCDRRCTFCAIPAFRGAYISRHPDEIVREAEWLASEGVREVFLVSENSTSYGKDLGDVRALEKLLPRLAGVEGLDRVRVSYLQPAEVRPGLVDVLTGTPGVVPYFDLSFQHASGTLLRRMRRFGDRERFLELLDTVRSRVPEAGARSNFIVGFPGETEAEFEDLVAFLEAARLDAIGVFGYSDEDGTEAREHPNKVPEEVVAERVDRLNRLSEELMAQRAEERVGEEVTVLVETVLEDGAYEGRSEHQAPEVDGSTILYGEGLAAGDLVRATVVQAVGADLVAEQDEEAGEAGDR, encoded by the coding sequence ATGTCACCGCGCCGTACTGTCTCGCTGGTCACCCTGGGGTGTGCGCGTAACGAGGTCGACTCCGAAGAGCTGGCCGGCCGCCTGTCCGCGGGCGGCTGGGAGCTGGTCGACGAAGGCACCGAGGCCGACGTCACCCTCGTCAACACCTGCGGGTTCATCGACGCCGCCAAACAGGACTCCATCAACACCCTGCTGGAGGCCGCCGAGAACGGCGGCCGGGTCGTCGCCGCCGGCTGCATGGCCGAGCGCTACGGCTCCGAGCTGGCCGAGGCGCTCCCCGAGGCGCAGGTCATCGGGTTCGACGACTACGCGGCCATCACCGACCGCCTCGACGACGTGCTCGAGGGCCGCACCCTGGTCCCGCACGACCCGCGCGACCGGCGCACCCTGCTGCCGATCAGCCCGGCCGAGCGCGGCTCCGCGCAGCTCCACATCCCCGGCCACGGCGGGTTCGCCGACGCCGCCGGGGCCGACGGGACGGAGCTGCCCTACCGCGCCGCGATCCCGCGCCGCCGCCTGACCGGCGGCCCGGTGGCCAACCTCAAGATCGCCTCCGGCTGCGACCGCCGCTGCACCTTCTGCGCCATCCCGGCCTTCCGCGGCGCCTACATCTCCCGGCACCCGGACGAGATCGTGCGCGAGGCCGAGTGGCTGGCCTCCGAGGGCGTGCGCGAGGTGTTCCTGGTCAGCGAGAACTCCACCTCCTACGGCAAGGACCTGGGCGACGTGCGCGCGCTGGAGAAGCTGCTGCCGCGCCTGGCCGGGGTCGAGGGGCTGGACCGGGTCCGGGTCAGCTACCTCCAGCCCGCCGAGGTCCGCCCCGGGCTGGTGGACGTGCTCACCGGGACCCCCGGCGTGGTGCCCTACTTCGACCTGTCGTTCCAGCACGCCAGCGGGACCCTGCTGCGCCGCATGCGCCGCTTCGGCGACCGCGAGCGCTTCCTGGAGCTGCTGGACACCGTGCGCTCCCGGGTGCCCGAGGCGGGTGCCCGCTCCAACTTCATCGTCGGGTTCCCCGGCGAGACCGAGGCCGAGTTCGAGGACCTGGTCGCCTTCCTGGAGGCGGCCCGCCTGGACGCCATCGGCGTCTTCGGCTACTCCGACGAGGACGGCACCGAGGCCAGGGAGCACCCGAACAAGGTGCCCGAGGAGGTCGTCGCCGAGCGCGTGGACCGCCTCAACCGCCTCTCGGAGGAGCTGATGGCCCAGCGCGCCGAGGAGCGCGTGGGCGAGGAGGTCACCGTCCTGGTCGAGACCGTCCTGGAGGACGGGGCCTACGAGGGACGCTCCGAACACCAGGCCCCCGAGGTCGACGGGAGCACCATCCTCTACGGTGAGGGACTGGCCGCGGGCGATCTGGTCCGGGCCACCGTGGTCCAGGCCGTCGGCGCGGACCTGGTCGCCGAGCAGGACGAGGAAGCCGGGGAAGCCGGAGACAGATGA
- a CDS encoding RrF2 family transcriptional regulator has translation MRLSARVDYALRAAAELAVASEGPVTAEQLARAQAIPGKFLENILTQLRRAGLVRSQRGPVGGYWLARPAAEISLADIIRAVDGPLANVRGERPEHVDYDGAARSLQQVWIALRASERAILEGVNLQHLATNELPEQVRTLAEDPEAWVNHTHR, from the coding sequence ATGCGCCTTTCAGCCCGGGTCGACTACGCGCTGCGCGCCGCAGCGGAACTCGCCGTCGCCAGCGAAGGACCGGTGACGGCCGAGCAGCTCGCGCGAGCGCAGGCCATCCCCGGAAAATTCCTCGAGAACATCCTCACCCAGCTACGCCGGGCCGGGCTGGTGCGCAGCCAACGCGGCCCGGTGGGCGGCTACTGGCTGGCCCGTCCGGCGGCCGAGATCTCGCTCGCCGACATCATCCGCGCGGTCGACGGGCCGTTGGCCAACGTGCGCGGGGAACGCCCCGAGCACGTCGACTACGACGGTGCGGCCCGCAGCCTCCAGCAGGTGTGGATCGCCCTGCGCGCCAGCGAGCGCGCCATCCTGGAGGGGGTCAACCTCCAGCACCTGGCCACCAACGAGCTGCCGGAGCAGGTCCGCACCCTCGCGGAGGACCCGGAGGCCTGGGTGAACCATACCCACCGGTAG